From Dermochelys coriacea isolate rDerCor1 chromosome 23, rDerCor1.pri.v4, whole genome shotgun sequence, one genomic window encodes:
- the LOC119847082 gene encoding galanin peptides-like, with amino-acid sequence MGTPAVLCISLALWALLGECAGIPLMLKDKRGWTLNSAGYLLGRYAHRPLMDKGVLSGKREATEGPVQLEVEFEGAPLRPAAERSFQTLLDFLSSLCLPGECQGQTLGELGALDRLPLPDAASQP; translated from the exons atggggacccctgctgtgctctgcatctCTTTGGCCCTGTGGGCGCTGCTGGGCGAATGCGCTGGGATCCCTCTGATG CTCAAAGACAAACGTGGCTGGACCCTGAACAGTGCAGGCTACCTGCTGGGCCGCT acgCCCACCGCCCACTGATGGATAAGGGGGTCTTATCCGGGAAGCGGGAGGCCACTGAGGGGCCCGTGCAGCTGGAAGTGGAGTTCGAGG GTGCCCCCTTGCGCCCCGCTGCCGAGCGCAGCTTCCAGACCTTGCTGgatttcctctcctccctgtgTCTTCCAGGTGAGTGCCAGGGCCAgactttggggg agctgggggcccTGGATCGTCTGCCCCTCCCCGATGCCGCCAGCCAGCCCTAG